One genomic window of Acidobacteriota bacterium includes the following:
- a CDS encoding winged helix-turn-helix domain-containing protein, whose translation MTSSGSGKKWRFGVFEVDLQRQELRKQGLRIKLQGQPLRLLMLLLERPGEIVTREQLQSHLWDSDVFVDFDHSLNKAINKLRDALGDSAESPRFVETLSRRGYRFIAPVQSINTDESALELSRESSPAAADQAEVSSTTSRQFHWAVSWLGTRKKYVVAVLAIPLLAVAMIPSLFRGPGAVGNYSVAVLPFENIGDRSDSEYLSDGLGESVIHALSRFTELRVMSRNSSFRYKSQHVDASVVGQELGVGAVLVGRLRPDGDTIHIGIELVDATDNHTIWGERYDRKTSQLAGIEDEIASQTVQHMRLRIPPSEQALPADTRDSEAFRLYLEGNYNLSKLNEGNTLRAIQLFEQALVKDPHYALAWAGIAQGYNLLPYSGLYPATETLNKARAASQRALELNPNLAEAHTAMASIREDYDWDWAGAETEYKKAIDLNPSYGQARHWYSHFLSRMGRHQEAIEEAKRAVEVDPLSAPVVVNLAAAYVFARQFEMAILECRRAIQLDPNFADAHYVLAIAYREKGLHEEGIEEFRRQIAANNGNKYAIGFLGYAYAVSGRTQEAEKTIRELKAIPDVSPLAVALVYSGLGKDQVTLNLLEKALTARDPYVRYLKVDPCFERLRADSRFQDLLKRAGLNGPVQPTS comes from the coding sequence ATGACGAGTTCTGGTTCCGGAAAGAAATGGCGTTTTGGTGTCTTCGAAGTGGACCTGCAGCGCCAGGAACTTCGAAAACAGGGCCTGCGAATCAAGCTCCAGGGTCAACCCCTGCGGCTGCTGATGCTCCTGCTGGAGCGTCCTGGCGAAATCGTGACGCGCGAGCAACTGCAGTCTCATCTCTGGGACAGCGACGTCTTCGTCGACTTCGATCACAGCCTGAACAAGGCCATCAACAAATTGCGCGATGCGCTGGGAGATTCGGCTGAGAGTCCTCGTTTTGTCGAGACCCTTTCACGGCGTGGCTACCGATTTATAGCGCCCGTGCAAAGTATCAATACTGACGAGTCGGCGTTGGAACTTTCTCGGGAGAGTAGCCCCGCGGCTGCTGATCAAGCAGAGGTTTCGTCCACCACGAGCCGGCAATTTCACTGGGCGGTCAGCTGGCTTGGGACACGCAAGAAATACGTTGTTGCGGTTCTGGCGATCCCACTGCTCGCAGTGGCGATGATTCCTTCGCTCTTTCGCGGGCCGGGAGCGGTTGGCAACTATTCCGTCGCCGTGCTGCCTTTTGAGAACATTGGCGACCGGTCCGACTCGGAGTATCTAAGCGATGGCCTGGGCGAATCCGTAATTCACGCCTTGTCCCGGTTCACCGAACTGCGCGTGATGTCGAGGAATTCCAGCTTCCGTTACAAGAGCCAGCACGTAGACGCCAGCGTCGTGGGGCAGGAGTTAGGAGTGGGAGCGGTACTGGTCGGCCGCTTGCGGCCCGATGGAGATACGATTCACATCGGCATTGAACTGGTCGACGCAACCGACAACCATACAATCTGGGGCGAACGCTATGACCGCAAGACGTCGCAACTCGCGGGCATCGAGGATGAAATTGCGTCGCAAACCGTGCAACACATGCGGTTGCGAATCCCTCCCAGTGAACAAGCTCTGCCTGCCGATACGCGTGACTCAGAAGCCTTCCGCCTCTATCTGGAAGGCAACTACAACCTGTCAAAGCTCAACGAAGGGAACACGCTGCGCGCGATTCAACTGTTCGAACAGGCGCTCGTGAAAGACCCGCACTACGCGCTCGCGTGGGCTGGAATTGCACAGGGATACAATCTGTTGCCCTACTCCGGACTGTATCCCGCGACCGAGACATTGAACAAAGCGCGGGCGGCGTCACAGCGAGCGCTCGAATTGAATCCGAATCTGGCCGAGGCGCACACCGCCATGGCCTCCATTCGCGAAGACTACGATTGGGATTGGGCCGGCGCCGAGACGGAATACAAGAAGGCGATCGATCTGAATCCCAGCTACGGGCAAGCACGCCATTGGTACTCTCACTTCCTTTCTCGCATGGGGCGCCATCAGGAGGCCATCGAAGAAGCCAAACGCGCAGTTGAAGTCGATCCACTTTCTGCGCCGGTGGTCGTGAACCTTGCCGCTGCATACGTGTTTGCGAGGCAGTTTGAAATGGCTATTCTCGAGTGCCGGCGGGCCATTCAGCTCGATCCCAACTTTGCCGACGCACACTACGTGCTCGCCATCGCATACCGCGAAAAGGGCCTTCATGAAGAAGGCATTGAAGAATTTCGCCGCCAGATTGCCGCCAACAACGGCAACAAGTACGCGATCGGATTTCTCGGCTACGCCTATGCTGTAAGTGGACGGACCCAGGAAGCGGAGAAAACCATCAGGGAACTGAAAGCGATACCCGATGTAAGCCCGCTTGCCGTAGCGCTGGTTTACAGCGGGCTGGGAAAAGATCAGGTCACCCTGAACCTTCTGGAGAAAGCGCTTACGGCCCGAGATCCGTATGTACGCTACCTGAAGGTCGATCCATGTTTCGAACGGTTGCGCGCCGACAGTCGCTTTCAGGACTTGCTAAAGCGCGCCGGGCTGAATGGCCCGGTGCAGCCGACTTCCTAA
- a CDS encoding beta-propeller fold lactonase family protein, producing MPRSQVRGLTFALLIVTLFLGGCSNDPSAPAAVSVSVTPTTVSVQTGLTQQFTATVTNTSNTAVTWQVNGVTGGDATNGTVSASGLYAAPATAPSPATVTVTAVSQADNTKSASSTVTVINPPPVSVVVAPQTASVVVGATQQFTATVTNASDTSVTWQVNGVTGGDATHGTVSGTGLYTAPVGVPSPADVTVTAVSVADPTKSDSATVTVTSAPVITVTIAPKTASVAVTATKQFTATVTGTANTAVTWDVNGTAGGDATHGTISNTGLYTAPAAVPSPATVSVTATSVADNTKSDTATVTITSAPPANRFVYVGSFPDSTIKIFSVNDTTGLLTAAGGISTGANTNPGFLAMHPGGKFLYSLNRGAANIGIYSVNATTGALTAAGTAAADTDPFYMVFSPDGNFAYVTCDTASMLFAFSVNTTTGALTQVSGSPYAMGGGRVRGLAVTPNNKYLYVTDRDADNIQAFVIASGVLSPVAGSPFPAGTAVGTAVADSQSKYLYVGNRDDNNVGGYSINNSTGALTAINTYPSGGTQTSVWTFDPSGTHLYGGNAVSNDVLAFTINANGTLTAVAGMPFTTNTEPGGGGLHPNGKFAYVVNQVSEISVTPGAITIYSVDSTTGVLTQISSMASGSNNSAGFAITP from the coding sequence ATGCCACGAAGTCAAGTTCGAGGGTTGACGTTCGCCCTTCTGATCGTCACGTTGTTTCTAGGCGGCTGCAGCAACGATCCAAGCGCTCCCGCCGCGGTTTCAGTCTCCGTGACTCCAACTACCGTCTCGGTACAAACCGGACTGACCCAGCAATTCACGGCAACCGTAACCAACACCTCGAATACCGCCGTCACCTGGCAGGTCAACGGTGTAACCGGAGGAGACGCCACCAACGGGACGGTCTCAGCTTCCGGACTCTATGCTGCGCCCGCGACTGCGCCCTCTCCCGCAACAGTCACGGTGACCGCGGTTTCGCAGGCTGACAACACGAAGTCAGCATCGTCTACGGTAACGGTAATCAATCCGCCGCCAGTGAGTGTGGTGGTAGCTCCGCAGACCGCGAGCGTTGTCGTGGGGGCCACGCAGCAATTCACCGCCACTGTCACCAACGCGAGCGACACCAGCGTGACCTGGCAGGTGAACGGCGTTACCGGGGGAGACGCCACGCACGGCACGGTTTCTGGAACCGGACTTTACACGGCGCCAGTCGGCGTTCCGAGTCCTGCCGACGTAACGGTGACTGCGGTATCGGTCGCCGACCCAACCAAGTCCGACAGCGCGACCGTGACCGTGACCTCGGCTCCTGTGATTACGGTGACCATTGCGCCCAAGACTGCCAGCGTCGCGGTCACCGCAACGAAGCAGTTCACTGCGACCGTCACCGGAACCGCCAACACGGCAGTCACCTGGGACGTCAACGGAACTGCCGGCGGTGACGCAACTCACGGCACGATTTCAAACACCGGACTGTACACAGCCCCCGCCGCAGTTCCGAGTCCCGCAACCGTGAGCGTAACGGCCACTTCTGTTGCCGACAACACCAAGTCCGATACGGCGACTGTCACGATCACAAGCGCGCCGCCCGCCAACCGGTTCGTGTATGTAGGCAGTTTCCCCGACAGCACCATCAAGATCTTCTCCGTGAATGACACAACCGGCCTTCTGACCGCGGCTGGAGGTATCTCCACCGGCGCGAACACGAACCCCGGCTTCCTTGCGATGCATCCTGGCGGAAAGTTTCTGTACAGCTTGAATCGCGGCGCAGCCAACATCGGCATCTACAGTGTGAACGCGACGACGGGTGCTCTGACAGCCGCGGGAACGGCGGCCGCAGATACCGATCCGTTCTACATGGTCTTCTCGCCGGACGGGAACTTTGCCTACGTCACTTGCGACACGGCGTCGATGCTGTTCGCATTCTCGGTCAACACGACGACCGGCGCACTGACGCAGGTCTCCGGATCACCCTATGCGATGGGCGGAGGACGCGTCCGCGGACTCGCCGTCACACCCAACAATAAGTATCTCTACGTGACCGATCGCGACGCGGATAACATCCAGGCGTTCGTGATCGCGTCCGGAGTGCTTAGCCCGGTTGCCGGATCGCCCTTCCCCGCCGGCACCGCAGTTGGGACCGCGGTTGCCGATAGCCAGAGCAAGTATCTCTACGTCGGCAACCGCGACGACAATAACGTAGGCGGCTATAGCATCAACAACTCCACCGGCGCCCTTACTGCCATCAACACGTATCCCTCAGGGGGAACACAGACTTCGGTCTGGACATTTGATCCTTCTGGAACTCACCTGTACGGCGGCAACGCCGTCAGCAACGATGTCCTGGCATTCACGATCAATGCGAATGGCACACTGACTGCGGTCGCCGGAATGCCTTTCACGACGAACACCGAACCCGGCGGAGGCGGACTCCATCCCAACGGAAAGTTTGCCTACGTCGTCAACCAGGTTTCGGAGATCTCAGTGACTCCTGGAGCGATCACCATCTACTCGGTGGACTCGACGACCGGAGTGCTGACTCAGATCAGCAGCATGGCGAGCGGATCAAACAATTCGGCGGGATTCGCCATCACACCATAA
- a CDS encoding TonB-dependent receptor gives MTRLKIELYLSIAILLVGSALAQQITGSIRGTANDPSGAIVRDAIVTATQVETSRTRTAVTDHDGNYVILELPVGHYRIEVAAKGFQKYVQEGISLSVNETLSVPVRLAVGSETEKVVVTADAQLIQQTVTSLGKTVLQQELLDLPLNGRDFSTLGLLQPGVVPLTPGLREAGGILRGKQGYAVNGQRPESNNFLIDGASNFNGVDAGFVLQPPVDAIAEFRILTHSANAEFGHSTGSTTNIITKSGSNRFHGALWEFLRNDAFDATNFFATSAEPLKQNQFGASIGGPIRKDKTFFYGYYEGFRNRQGVTQGSTVPSLAERQGDFSQLCPEDVGFDPESGICRNFNPEQGDLGGQLVNLFSFTPYPFNQFTDYNPDSQFLQNLLGLFPEPNSGTNTDNFTVTRRDDSNQFGIRVDHYLSPKDTLNFRYSFNDGTAFDPLSPSGASVPGFPIGETFRAQNFVTTETHTFSPSMIGVFRFSFLRNKFLHGERTNHTTPGDLGFGYDPSLEAAVGPPFIQVNGYTTVGDPITGPRNTYQNTFDYSGALTWIRGRHEIKFGGGYQRAQINVLQGIATNGFFVVAGFPISDPFASLLFQQPVFFLQGRGDFGRGIRGNAFNFYGQDTFRLSSRLTLNLGVRYEVPSPYTEIHNRQSLWVPDAQSKVFPNAPAGLLYPGDPGVPAGLIPTFRKGFAPRVGFAWDPTGASKWLVTSSYGIFYEPYYTGQGGPLQAPISAPPYLQTAQINLPNFQNPFAPDGPPPPGTFVTPMTNLTLARNLPLPYAQDWDLNIQRSFGNDFLVEVGYVGTKGTKLPRFVEGNPAVFIPGESSPNNVDQRRLHSGCGLEDPESDCVYASTGLITGNTNSSYNALQASARKRFSHGVSFLASYTYSKSIDYASSFNMTGSASKPVAGENDLAQDPFNLAAERGRSLFDSRHRFVLSYEWSLPFWQKSHNWYQYAFGAWQVNGIFTAMSGTPFTVFDSNDYSLQGGAPEITGFTANRPNLVGNPNAGPKTTTEWFNIDAFAKVTDPGTFGTAGRNIVQGPRYTNWDFSAFKNFKIKESKEFQFRAEFFNVLNHPNFRIPDSDISSPTFGNIQAAQSQRVIQLALKFLY, from the coding sequence ATGACCCGTCTCAAGATTGAGCTCTATCTATCCATCGCGATTCTTCTGGTTGGCAGCGCTTTGGCCCAGCAGATCACAGGCAGCATTCGAGGAACGGCAAACGACCCCAGTGGCGCCATCGTTCGCGATGCGATCGTGACGGCCACGCAGGTCGAAACGTCGCGGACACGCACCGCTGTCACGGATCATGACGGCAACTACGTCATCCTGGAACTGCCCGTGGGCCACTACCGAATTGAAGTCGCAGCCAAGGGCTTCCAGAAATATGTTCAAGAGGGGATCTCGCTGAGTGTCAACGAGACTCTGTCAGTGCCTGTTCGTCTCGCCGTGGGGTCGGAGACGGAAAAAGTCGTCGTCACGGCGGATGCGCAATTGATCCAGCAGACGGTCACGAGCCTGGGGAAGACGGTATTGCAGCAGGAACTCCTGGACCTGCCCTTGAATGGACGCGACTTCTCAACACTCGGACTACTCCAACCCGGAGTCGTGCCACTGACACCCGGACTTCGCGAAGCGGGCGGGATATTGCGTGGCAAGCAAGGCTATGCGGTGAACGGCCAGCGGCCGGAGTCCAACAACTTCCTCATTGATGGCGCCAGCAACTTCAACGGTGTGGATGCTGGCTTCGTACTGCAGCCGCCCGTCGATGCGATCGCCGAATTTCGCATTCTGACACACAGCGCAAACGCCGAGTTCGGCCACAGCACTGGCTCGACCACGAATATCATCACCAAATCAGGATCCAATCGCTTTCACGGCGCACTCTGGGAGTTCCTGCGCAACGACGCTTTTGATGCCACCAACTTCTTTGCTACATCCGCTGAACCTCTGAAGCAGAACCAGTTCGGTGCGAGTATCGGTGGACCGATCCGCAAGGACAAAACCTTCTTCTACGGATACTACGAGGGGTTCCGCAATCGACAGGGAGTAACCCAGGGATCCACCGTGCCGTCACTGGCGGAGAGGCAGGGCGACTTTTCCCAGCTGTGTCCGGAGGACGTCGGGTTTGATCCTGAAAGCGGGATTTGCCGGAACTTTAATCCGGAGCAGGGCGATCTTGGAGGACAGCTGGTCAACCTCTTCAGTTTCACGCCTTATCCGTTCAACCAGTTCACCGACTACAACCCGGATTCTCAGTTCCTACAGAACCTCCTGGGCCTTTTCCCGGAGCCGAACAGTGGAACGAACACCGACAACTTCACGGTGACGCGCCGTGATGACAGCAACCAGTTCGGAATCCGCGTCGACCATTACCTCAGCCCCAAGGACACGTTAAACTTCCGCTACTCGTTCAATGACGGAACCGCTTTCGATCCGCTCTCTCCATCGGGAGCGAGCGTACCTGGATTTCCAATCGGCGAAACATTCCGCGCCCAAAACTTCGTGACCACGGAGACGCACACCTTCTCACCGTCGATGATTGGCGTTTTCCGCTTCTCCTTCCTGCGCAACAAATTTCTCCACGGGGAGAGGACCAACCACACGACGCCGGGCGATCTGGGCTTCGGATACGATCCCAGCCTGGAGGCCGCCGTGGGACCGCCCTTCATCCAGGTAAATGGCTATACCACGGTTGGCGATCCGATTACGGGCCCGCGAAACACCTATCAGAATACGTTCGACTACTCGGGCGCACTCACGTGGATTCGCGGCCGCCATGAGATCAAATTCGGTGGGGGGTACCAGCGGGCACAGATCAATGTTCTGCAAGGTATCGCCACCAACGGATTCTTTGTTGTCGCTGGCTTCCCTATTTCTGATCCCTTTGCGAGCCTGCTCTTTCAGCAGCCCGTCTTCTTTCTGCAGGGACGCGGCGACTTCGGGCGCGGCATCCGTGGCAATGCCTTCAACTTCTACGGTCAGGATACGTTTCGCCTCTCCTCGCGCCTGACACTGAATCTCGGAGTCCGTTACGAAGTACCTTCCCCCTACACCGAAATTCACAATCGACAAAGCCTCTGGGTGCCGGATGCGCAATCGAAGGTCTTCCCGAATGCTCCTGCCGGTCTGCTCTATCCGGGTGACCCGGGAGTGCCCGCCGGGTTGATTCCAACATTCAGAAAGGGATTTGCTCCGCGCGTTGGCTTTGCCTGGGATCCAACAGGGGCTTCCAAGTGGCTGGTGACGTCGTCGTATGGAATCTTCTACGAGCCCTACTACACGGGCCAAGGCGGTCCCCTACAGGCGCCGATCAGCGCACCTCCCTACCTGCAAACGGCTCAGATCAACCTTCCAAACTTCCAAAATCCATTTGCCCCAGACGGCCCGCCGCCGCCGGGAACGTTTGTCACTCCGATGACGAACCTGACTTTGGCGCGCAACCTGCCTTTGCCGTACGCGCAGGATTGGGACTTGAACATTCAGCGCTCATTCGGCAACGACTTTCTTGTGGAAGTTGGATACGTCGGAACCAAGGGCACGAAACTACCGCGCTTTGTGGAAGGCAATCCGGCTGTATTCATTCCCGGCGAGTCTTCTCCCAACAACGTCGACCAGCGCCGCCTCCATTCGGGTTGCGGACTTGAGGATCCAGAGAGCGACTGTGTCTACGCTTCCACCGGGTTGATCACCGGCAATACGAATTCTTCTTACAACGCACTGCAAGCGAGCGCCCGCAAGCGTTTCAGCCACGGCGTGTCGTTCCTGGCTTCGTATACGTATTCGAAGTCAATCGACTACGCTTCGTCATTCAACATGACAGGATCAGCCTCGAAGCCAGTGGCGGGCGAGAACGATCTGGCGCAGGATCCCTTCAACCTCGCCGCAGAGCGCGGCCGGTCCTTGTTCGATTCCCGGCACCGTTTCGTACTGAGCTACGAATGGAGCCTGCCGTTCTGGCAGAAGTCCCATAATTGGTATCAGTACGCATTCGGCGCGTGGCAGGTCAATGGCATCTTCACCGCTATGTCGGGAACGCCTTTCACGGTGTTCGACTCCAACGACTACTCTCTACAGGGCGGGGCACCAGAAATTACCGGCTTCACCGCCAACCGGCCGAACCTGGTGGGCAATCCGAACGCAGGACCGAAGACGACAACGGAGTGGTTCAACATCGACGCCTTCGCGAAGGTAACCGATCCCGGAACCTTCGGGACCGCAGGCCGCAACATCGTGCAGGGCCCACGCTACACCAATTGGGACTTCTCCGCGTTCAAGAACTTCAAGATCAAGGAGTCGAAGGAATTTCAATTCCGGGCGGAGTTCTTCAACGTTCTAAACCATCCAAATTTCCGGATTCCCGACAGCGATATCAGTTCGCCGACATTCGGAAACATTCAGGCAGCACAGAGCCAGCGAGTGATTCAACTGGCGCTTAAGTTTCTTTATTAA
- the vanZ gene encoding VanZ family protein, translated as MPSARPNLARAWWPAIVWIGLITFESTDYLSSQNTGSMLYDLLTRIFGFINPYEFDYWHHYLRKTGHVVGYAMLGLLLLRGLWMTFANRPERMRLLPVFAWLGTAFVATMDEWHQSYIPSRTGTPWDILLDSTAGLAALALAYLALRKRAPAPVNKET; from the coding sequence TTGCCAAGTGCCCGTCCCAATCTAGCCCGAGCGTGGTGGCCTGCTATCGTATGGATCGGCCTCATCACGTTCGAATCCACGGACTACCTGTCCTCGCAGAATACCGGCAGCATGCTGTATGACCTGCTGACGCGCATTTTTGGTTTTATCAATCCTTACGAGTTCGATTACTGGCACCACTACCTGCGCAAGACAGGGCATGTGGTCGGCTACGCTATGCTGGGACTTCTGCTGCTGCGTGGCCTTTGGATGACTTTTGCAAATCGCCCGGAGCGGATGCGATTGCTTCCTGTGTTTGCGTGGCTGGGGACGGCATTTGTCGCGACGATGGACGAGTGGCACCAGAGCTACATTCCGTCGAGAACCGGCACGCCGTGGGACATTCTTCTCGATAGTACGGCTGGACTCGCAGCGCTGGCGCTCGCCTATCTTGCCCTCCGTAAGCGAGCGCCTGCGCCGGTTAATAAAGAAACTTAA
- the guaB gene encoding IMP dehydrogenase, with product MIHFPVPEALTFDDVLLLPARSEVVPSQTNTQTQISRNIRLNIPIVSAAMDTVTESHMAIAMAQQGGLGIIHRNLTIEQQANEVDKVKRSESGMIVDPVTMSPDAKVSDALDVMKKYKISGVPITQKGGKLVGILTNRDLRFESRFDIPISKVMTKENLITVPVGTTLEQAEEILHEHRVEKLLVVDDKYNLKGLITVKDIQKKLKYPGAAKDSHGRLRVGGAIGATGDFMDRARELVNAKVDVLAIDSAHGHSMLVVEAVKKIKALLPEVDLIAGNVATFDGACELIRAGVDGIKVGIGPGSICTTRVVTGVGVPQITAIAEAARAARDTNVPIIADGGIKYSGDITKALAAGASAVMIGSMFAGTDESPGELILYQGRTFKSYRGMGSLGAMAAGSSERYFQNSDGDSSIPMPAIGEESNRLSKLVPEGIEGRVPYRGSVAMIVTQMVGGLKSGMGYCGCPGIPDLQQKARFVRISSAGLRESHVHDVIITREAPNYALE from the coding sequence ATGATCCATTTTCCGGTTCCCGAGGCTCTTACTTTCGACGACGTATTGCTGTTACCGGCTCGCTCCGAAGTTGTGCCGTCTCAAACCAATACGCAGACTCAGATTTCCCGCAACATTCGCCTGAACATTCCCATCGTCAGCGCTGCCATGGACACGGTCACGGAATCGCATATGGCAATTGCCATGGCGCAACAGGGCGGACTGGGCATCATTCATCGCAACCTGACCATCGAGCAACAGGCCAATGAAGTCGACAAGGTCAAACGCTCCGAGAGCGGGATGATCGTGGATCCCGTCACCATGTCACCTGATGCCAAGGTTTCTGACGCACTCGACGTGATGAAGAAATATAAGATTTCGGGCGTCCCGATCACCCAAAAAGGCGGAAAACTGGTCGGCATCCTGACGAATCGCGATCTGCGTTTCGAATCGCGCTTCGATATTCCCATCAGCAAGGTGATGACCAAGGAAAACCTGATCACTGTGCCGGTGGGAACGACGCTCGAGCAGGCCGAAGAGATTCTGCATGAGCATCGCGTCGAGAAGTTGCTGGTGGTCGACGACAAGTACAACCTGAAGGGTCTGATCACAGTTAAGGACATTCAGAAGAAATTGAAGTATCCCGGCGCGGCCAAGGACAGTCACGGGCGCTTACGAGTTGGGGGAGCGATCGGCGCGACCGGCGATTTCATGGATCGCGCGCGAGAATTGGTCAATGCGAAGGTGGACGTTCTCGCCATCGACAGCGCACATGGACACTCGATGCTGGTTGTCGAGGCTGTGAAGAAGATTAAGGCGCTCCTGCCGGAAGTGGACCTGATTGCCGGCAACGTCGCAACCTTCGACGGCGCTTGCGAACTGATTCGCGCGGGCGTGGATGGCATCAAGGTCGGCATTGGTCCGGGTTCGATCTGCACGACCCGAGTAGTCACCGGCGTGGGCGTGCCGCAGATTACGGCGATCGCCGAGGCGGCGCGGGCGGCGCGCGATACGAATGTTCCGATCATTGCCGATGGCGGGATCAAGTATTCCGGCGACATCACGAAAGCGCTGGCCGCTGGTGCGTCTGCGGTGATGATTGGTTCCATGTTTGCCGGAACGGACGAGAGTCCGGGCGAACTGATTCTGTATCAAGGCCGCACATTTAAGTCCTACCGCGGCATGGGATCGTTAGGCGCGATGGCGGCGGGTTCAAGCGAGCGCTATTTCCAAAACTCCGATGGCGACTCCTCTATTCCGATGCCCGCGATTGGTGAAGAGTCGAACCGGCTCTCGAAGTTGGTGCCGGAAGGCATCGAAGGACGTGTACCGTATCGCGGATCGGTGGCGATGATTGTCACGCAGATGGTGGGCGGCCTGAAATCGGGCATGGGATATTGCGGCTGTCCCGGGATTCCGGATCTACAACAGAAAGCGCGCTTCGTGCGCATCAGTTCGGCGGGCCTGCGCGAAAGCCACGTTCACGACGTCATCATTACTCGCGAAGCTCCGAATTACGCGCTGGAATAG
- a CDS encoding VWA domain-containing protein, whose product MSRIRQLRYFLALLLVFDLSAGPTLLCAQEAPADIPPITIRTNSRLVMVDVVVTDKKGQPVTGLKAEDFTAEENGKKQKISVFVPPGAASRTASTPPPPGVFSNHPENVSPAGIPTVLLLDANSQFKDQAYARSQMLKYVLEQGQSGRPMAVITLTDRLRVLQQFTSDPQILLQAIKNLRPEQPILQPGIALPASAAAAGGGGGPGGTMAALIANAQAAIAGFANLQVGYVLERRTVITVDAMRSLARMLGGLPGRKNVVWLTADFPFDLHPEDRNMTDEELMASLPGQGRERSVDVNASGSQAAQARELHGQEIRDAEWQLASAGIAIYPVDIRGIMTSGIDVANTGTMQEIASETGGKAYTNQNDIKLGIALAASDEKASYSIGYYPDNKKWDGKYRNIKVKVAQGDIQLRHRKGYFAVDPTQAKNHNFEQDVSAALDVNAPATQITFMAQSKPTDPGKMRVVFLIDAHTLTAEDSSGSKKMNVTMYASVYDQNGKNMGTRTTKVDRSFDAATYQQILEKGMLVPIDMDIPAGGKELRLAVLDNKTGLIGTVTGPLGP is encoded by the coding sequence ATGTCGCGCATCCGGCAGTTACGCTACTTCCTCGCCCTGCTCTTAGTTTTCGATCTATCTGCAGGGCCAACGCTGTTGTGCGCGCAAGAGGCGCCTGCGGATATTCCCCCGATTACGATCCGCACGAATTCGCGGCTCGTCATGGTCGACGTCGTAGTCACCGATAAGAAGGGCCAGCCGGTCACGGGACTCAAAGCAGAAGACTTCACCGCAGAAGAAAACGGCAAGAAGCAGAAGATTTCTGTTTTTGTTCCACCCGGCGCCGCCAGCAGGACCGCGAGCACGCCTCCGCCACCAGGAGTTTTTTCGAACCACCCGGAAAATGTGAGCCCGGCAGGCATACCCACGGTATTGCTTCTGGATGCTAATTCGCAGTTCAAGGATCAGGCGTACGCCCGTTCGCAGATGTTGAAATATGTGCTGGAACAGGGGCAGTCCGGCCGGCCGATGGCGGTCATCACTTTGACCGACCGTTTACGCGTTCTGCAGCAGTTCACCAGTGACCCGCAAATTCTGCTGCAGGCTATTAAGAATCTGCGGCCAGAGCAACCGATTCTGCAACCCGGTATCGCTTTGCCTGCGTCGGCGGCTGCGGCAGGAGGCGGAGGCGGCCCAGGCGGGACCATGGCCGCGTTGATTGCCAACGCCCAAGCGGCGATTGCGGGCTTCGCGAACCTACAAGTCGGCTATGTCCTGGAACGGCGTACCGTCATCACCGTTGACGCAATGCGGAGTCTGGCTCGCATGCTGGGAGGCTTGCCGGGCCGTAAGAATGTAGTGTGGCTCACCGCTGACTTTCCCTTCGACTTGCACCCGGAAGACCGCAATATGACCGACGAAGAATTGATGGCGAGCCTTCCCGGCCAGGGACGCGAGAGATCTGTGGACGTCAACGCTTCCGGCTCACAAGCAGCTCAGGCGCGGGAATTGCATGGCCAGGAAATCCGTGATGCCGAATGGCAGCTCGCGAGTGCAGGAATCGCCATTTATCCGGTCGACATCCGTGGCATCATGACGAGCGGCATAGACGTTGCCAACACAGGAACGATGCAGGAGATTGCTTCCGAAACCGGCGGCAAAGCCTATACCAACCAAAACGATATCAAGTTGGGCATCGCATTGGCAGCGAGTGACGAAAAGGCGTCCTATTCGATTGGATACTACCCTGATAACAAGAAATGGGACGGAAAGTATCGCAATATCAAAGTGAAGGTGGCGCAAGGCGATATCCAGTTGCGTCACCGCAAAGGTTATTTCGCTGTCGATCCCACTCAAGCCAAGAACCACAACTTTGAACAGGACGTTTCCGCCGCTCTCGACGTTAATGCTCCTGCCACTCAGATAACATTCATGGCCCAATCCAAACCCACCGACCCAGGCAAGATGCGCGTGGTCTTCCTGATCGATGCACACACTCTGACCGCAGAGGACTCCAGTGGCAGTAAGAAAATGAACGTCACTATGTATGCAAGTGTCTACGATCAGAACGGGAAAAACATGGGCACGCGTACCACAAAGGTCGATCGCAGTTTCGACGCCGCCACTTATCAGCAAATTCTTGAAAAAGGGATGTTGGTTCCCATCGACATGGATATCCCCGCCGGCGGCAAGGAATTGCGCCTGGCAGTGCTCGACAACAAGACAGGACTGATTGGCACCGTGACCGGCCCTCTCGGGCCATAG